A genomic window from Punica granatum isolate Tunisia-2019 chromosome 2, ASM765513v2, whole genome shotgun sequence includes:
- the LOC116195824 gene encoding uncharacterized protein LOC116195824: MSAILCGKRSIFEELSAAAAPSKRIRCSSSPVRFSPPTQPFFDHSSSSPSRSALLIDQLFSIFPNMDKQLLGRALAECGDDLDLAIRSLNKLRLESAQNDLASADDKSDVASEANVQTQGDASSLAQENVPADGAEWVKLFVGEMMSAANVDDAKARASRALGMLEKSIFARAQAEAQTFLQEDRMLKQQVETLIQENAILKRAVSIQHERKKEYDDRSQELENLKQLISQYQEQLRTLEVNNYALTMHLKQAQQSSSIPGRFHPDVF, from the exons ATGTCTGCTATTTTGTGCGGGAAGAGATCCATCTTCGAGGAATTGAGTGCTGCTGCTGCCCCTTCCAAGAGAATCCGCTGCTCCTCCTCCCCCGTCCGATTCTCTCCTCCTACCCAACCTTTCTTTGATCATTCCTCATCTTCTCCTTCCCGATCTGCCCTTCTCATTGACCAGCTCTTCTCCATCTTCCCTAATATGGATAAGCAG CTCCTTGGGAGAGCACTGGCAGAATGCGGTGATGACTTGGATTTAGCCATTAGAAGCTTGAACAAACTCCGATTAGAGTCTGCTCAAAATGATTTAGCCTCTGCTGATGATAAATCTGACGTGGCATCAGAAGCAAATGTTCAAACCCAAG GCGATGCATCATCGTTGGCTCAAGAGAATGTCCCTGCTGATGGCGCAGAGTGGGTTAAGCTCTTTGTTGGAGAGATGATGAGTGCAGCCAATGTGGATGATGCCAAAGCGCGTGCTTCCAGGGCGCTTGGAATGTTGGAGAAGTCCATCTTTGCCCGTGCTCAGGCAGAGGCCCAAACCTTCCTCCAA GAGGATCGCATGCTAAAGCAACAAGTAGAGACATTGATTCAGGAAAATGCAATCCTCAAACGAGCTGTATCCATTCAGCACGAGCGTAAAAAAGAGTATGATGATAGGAGCCAGGAGTTGGAGAATTTGAAGCAACTAATTTCCCAGTACCAGGAGCAGTTGAGGACTCTTGAG GTGAACAACTATGCACTGACGATGCATCTGAAGCAAGCTCAGCAAAGCAGCTCCATTCCAGGGCGTTTCCACCCTGATGTATTCTAG